One Thermoanaerobacter pseudethanolicus ATCC 33223 DNA window includes the following coding sequences:
- a CDS encoding competence/damage-inducible protein A produces the protein MRGEIISVGTELLLGQILNTNAKYLSEKLALLGIDIYFHTNVGDNEERLKECLNIAFNRSDLIITTGGLGPTVDDITKETVASFLGLPLVENIEAKEEIIRFFEKIGQTPTMNNFKQAFFPEGAKILPNKNGTAPGCIIEKDNKIIIILPGPPSELIPMFEESVYPYLKSKTNETIKSRVIKIFGLGESKVEEMVKPLLFNSNPTVAPLVGDGYVTLRITAKGHDDKEILEMIEDMESRIRGIIGDYIYAVDEEEMEEVVIKLLQKNKLTLAVSESCTGGLLAKKITDVSGASKVFNLGVVSYSNEAKENILGVRKSTLESYGAVSHETAKEMAENIRKLANADFGLSTTGIAGPTGGTPEKPVGLVYVGFATNEKVYVKKLMLSGDRSKIRTRTVLHALDIVRRYLLGIKID, from the coding sequence TTGAGAGGAGAAATTATTTCTGTTGGCACAGAGCTTTTATTAGGACAAATTTTAAATACTAACGCCAAATATTTATCTGAAAAATTGGCTCTTTTAGGTATAGATATATATTTCCATACTAACGTTGGAGATAACGAAGAAAGATTAAAAGAATGTTTAAATATCGCTTTTAACCGCTCTGACCTTATAATAACAACAGGTGGATTAGGCCCTACTGTTGATGACATTACAAAAGAGACAGTGGCTTCTTTTTTAGGTCTTCCTCTTGTAGAAAACATAGAAGCAAAAGAAGAGATAATAAGATTTTTTGAAAAAATAGGACAAACACCTACCATGAACAACTTCAAACAAGCCTTTTTCCCAGAAGGTGCAAAAATCTTGCCAAATAAAAATGGAACAGCTCCTGGCTGTATAATAGAAAAAGATAACAAAATCATCATAATTTTGCCTGGTCCACCTTCTGAGCTAATTCCGATGTTTGAGGAATCTGTATATCCTTATCTTAAAAGCAAAACTAATGAAACTATAAAGTCTCGAGTAATCAAAATATTTGGCTTAGGTGAATCAAAAGTAGAGGAAATGGTAAAACCTCTTTTGTTTAATTCTAATCCTACTGTTGCTCCTTTAGTAGGTGATGGATACGTAACTTTGAGAATAACTGCAAAAGGACATGATGACAAAGAAATTTTAGAAATGATTGAGGATATGGAATCAAGGATTAGAGGTATCATAGGTGACTATATATACGCTGTAGATGAGGAAGAAATGGAAGAAGTCGTGATAAAATTACTACAGAAAAACAAATTAACTCTTGCTGTCTCTGAATCTTGTACAGGTGGTTTATTGGCAAAAAAGATAACAGATGTATCAGGGGCTTCAAAAGTCTTTAATTTAGGTGTTGTTTCTTACAGCAATGAAGCTAAAGAAAATATCTTAGGGGTTAGAAAATCTACTTTAGAGTCTTATGGAGCAGTAAGCCATGAGACAGCAAAAGAAATGGCAGAAAATATAAGAAAATTGGCCAATGCTGATTTTGGTTTGTCTACTACTGGAATTGCAGGACCTACAGGTGGAACACCTGAAAAGCCCGTAGGATTAGTGTATGTGGGTTTTGCTACCAATGAAAAAGTCTATGTAAAAAAACTAATGTTAAGTGGTGATAGAAGTAAAATAAGGACAAGGACAGTACTACATGCTTTAGACATTGTAAGAAGATATCTTCTGGGAATAAAAATTGACTAG
- the pgsA gene encoding CDP-diacylglycerol--glycerol-3-phosphate 3-phosphatidyltransferase: protein MNLANKLTMLRLFLIPIFMFFMLVRGPYNDFIAAGIFSLAALTDKFDGYVARKFNQITNFGKFMDPLVDKIMVSSALIALVQMGRIQSWIVVVILAREFLITGIRTVAADKGIVIAASNYGKYKTTFQMIAVIALMLNNYPFSLINFPFDTIMVYIALILTIYSGVDYIIKSKNLFKD, encoded by the coding sequence ATGAATTTAGCAAACAAACTTACAATGTTAAGACTTTTTTTAATACCTATTTTTATGTTTTTTATGCTTGTCAGAGGTCCCTACAACGATTTTATAGCTGCAGGAATATTTTCACTTGCAGCATTGACCGACAAATTTGATGGATATGTGGCAAGAAAGTTTAATCAAATAACTAATTTTGGGAAATTTATGGACCCACTGGTAGACAAAATAATGGTTTCTTCTGCTCTAATAGCCTTAGTGCAAATGGGACGCATTCAAAGTTGGATTGTAGTAGTTATATTAGCAAGGGAATTTTTAATAACAGGTATTAGGACAGTTGCTGCTGATAAGGGAATTGTCATTGCTGCCAGCAATTACGGTAAATACAAAACTACTTTTCAAATGATAGCAGTAATTGCACTGATGCTTAATAATTACCCTTTTAGCCTTATAAATTTTCCTTTCGACACTATAATGGTGTATATAGCTTTAATTTTGACAATTTATTCGGGTGTAGATTATATTATAAAATCTAAAAATTTATTCAAAGATTAA
- the rimO gene encoding 30S ribosomal protein S12 methylthiotransferase RimO: MKNVGIISLGCPKNTVDSEKMLAILKEKGYNIVNDKNKADILIINTCGFIEDAKRESIEYIIEMGKLKNRRLKYLIATGCLSERYNKELLKELPELDAVIGTGDFPKIAEVIEEIEKGKTVLEYGHANLLNDEGIQRILTTPNYYAYLKIAEGCSNACSFCIIPKIRGRYRSRKMEDILREAEELVKKGAKELILIAQDTTKYGVDVYKKFMLPQLLKEISKIDGLKWIRLLYAYPDSVTEELVEEIKNNEKIVKYIDIPLQHSHDEVLKRMNRNTNRQKIEEVISRLRSIPNMVIRTTFMVGFPGETEEEFEDLKQFIKEKRFERVGVFTYSREEGTKSYYMKPQIKKSVKIKRQQELMEIQKEISYQHNLSKVGKQLEVLIEGFEDGIYYGRSYMDAPEIDGVVYVKSNKKLKAGDFVVATITDAYEYDLVGEY; this comes from the coding sequence ATGAAAAATGTAGGAATTATATCCCTTGGATGTCCCAAAAACACAGTTGATTCGGAAAAAATGTTAGCAATTTTAAAAGAAAAAGGTTATAACATAGTAAATGATAAAAATAAAGCTGACATACTCATTATAAATACTTGTGGCTTTATAGAGGATGCAAAAAGAGAGTCGATAGAGTACATCATTGAGATGGGAAAACTCAAAAACCGCAGGCTAAAATACCTTATTGCAACTGGTTGCTTGTCTGAAAGATATAATAAAGAATTATTAAAAGAACTTCCCGAATTAGATGCAGTAATTGGCACTGGAGATTTCCCCAAAATTGCAGAAGTAATAGAAGAAATAGAAAAAGGAAAAACTGTTTTAGAATATGGACACGCTAATTTACTAAATGATGAAGGAATACAGCGCATTTTAACTACGCCAAATTATTACGCCTATTTAAAAATTGCAGAAGGTTGCAGCAATGCTTGTTCTTTTTGCATAATTCCAAAGATTAGAGGAAGATACAGAAGTCGCAAAATGGAGGACATACTTAGAGAAGCCGAGGAACTCGTCAAAAAAGGTGCAAAAGAACTTATACTCATTGCTCAAGACACTACAAAATATGGAGTAGACGTTTATAAAAAATTTATGCTGCCCCAACTTTTAAAAGAAATTTCTAAGATTGATGGTTTAAAGTGGATTAGGTTACTTTATGCATATCCTGATAGTGTAACAGAAGAACTTGTTGAAGAGATAAAAAACAATGAAAAAATAGTAAAATATATTGATATTCCGCTACAACATTCTCATGATGAAGTCCTAAAAAGAATGAATAGAAATACTAATAGACAAAAAATAGAAGAGGTTATAAGTAGATTGCGTAGCATTCCAAACATGGTAATACGCACTACTTTTATGGTAGGCTTCCCTGGAGAGACAGAAGAAGAATTTGAGGATTTAAAACAGTTCATAAAAGAAAAAAGATTTGAGAGAGTAGGAGTTTTCACATATTCTCGAGAAGAGGGAACTAAATCGTATTATATGAAGCCTCAAATTAAAAAGAGTGTCAAAATTAAAAGACAACAAGAGTTGATGGAGATACAAAAAGAAATTTCTTATCAGCATAATCTTTCAAAAGTGGGGAAGCAGTTAGAGGTACTTATTGAAGGCTTTGAAGATGGAATATATTATGGCAGAAGTTATATGGATGCCCCTGAGATTGATGGTGTTGTTTATGTAAAAAGCAACAAAAAACTCAAAGCTGGAGATTTTGTGGTAGCAACTATAACAGATGCCTATGAGTACGATTTGGTGGGGGAATATTAA